The genomic window CACAAGCTTCCTTATACTCTGCATTTTCTGATCTATCACCATGTGCAGCAGCTATTGCTTTTTCTTTTGCTATTTCAGCTCTTTTTACTGTAAGTCTATAATCTAACTCTTCTCTTAATTTTCTTATATTTTCCTCAGTAAGTTGATTATTCATAAAATTGCCCCTCCTTTAGGATATATCTACTTTAAATATTATATAATATATAGAAAAAATTTAAAGATAAAGAATTAATTAATTTAACTTAGAGGCTTTATATAATCTTTGAGATTTAAATGAAGCAATTAAATATAATATTATAAATACAGGAAATATAATCCATAAAAATCCTCTGCCTAATGCAAAAGGAGTTTCAAATAGGAAATGAAACCAAAAATCTGAACCTGTCATACTCCATAAACTTGGTGTATAGTATAAGTTTTTAGGATTTATAAGCGCACTAATGTCTATATATCCAGCATATAAAAGAGGTAAGAAAACAACAATATAAGAAATTGCAAGGTTAAACCACATTAAAGATAATCTTTTATAAACAGCGGCTTTTGAAAGGTTATCTGAAAAAATATCTTCATATGAGGAAGAAGTATTCACTTTTTTGAAATACTGAATTCCAGAATACATTGTACCAACTATGTGTTCCCAACCACTATCCTCAAATAGTGTACAATAATCTATAAAATCATCTTTAGTTTTAAATTTACGATAATCAATTTTAATTATAGAATTTTCAGGTTTAGATTTTTCGAATGTATATCCAAATGATACGTTTTTTAGCCTATAGCCTTCATTAGCCATTTCATTTAACCATTTTTCTTCCTTAATAAAATTAGTAAAGCACTTAAATTTTTTCATAATAAATCCTCCTTTATCTATTTTAATAAATTAGCAGTTACTTCAATTATGTGAGTCATTCTTTCCATATCAAGTTTTAGTATTTCTTTTCCTAGTTCTGTAATTACATAAACCTTTCTACGCTTATCATCATTAGGAATAGGTTTTATAAAATCTAATTTCAATAAATTTTCTATAGCACCATAAAGAGTTCCAGGAGCTAATCTTACTTGTTCATTACTTAATTTTTCTACTTTTTGCATAATAACATAACCATGAGCTGGCTCTAACAATGCTAATAAAATATAATAAGTTGTTTCAGTTAAAGGTAAATTTTTATCTCTATTCATAATTTCTCCTTAATTTATAAACTAATTGTATAATAAAACTATACAGTTAAACTATATAGTTTTATTATATACAGGTTAACTGTATATTACAACAATAATATTAGAGTTTATTTAATAATTGGTTATTAATACCTATAAATAAAATATAATAGCAATATATTTTATTCTTATTTTTAACATTATGAGGAGATATTTTCTTTAATTAGTTTCATAAATATATCAGGGGAAACTACTTTTACTTTAGGATTTTCTTTTAACTTATAAATGGCTTCTTGAACATTAATTATATTTTTACTCCAAGGATGAACATAAACAAAAGTATATGAATTTGGATTCTTAGATTTGAATTTATTATATATAGGATTACTTTAGAAAGTACACTTTATTCATTTATATGTAGTGTTTAGTTTGTTGTAAATTATTCCAGAAAATAAATATCCTAAAAATAATCCATTTACAACAGTAACAACAAATCTTCCAAGGGGGAAATTACCTTCAATATGTATAGAAAAAAAATAACTAATAATTAAAGTTAAAGCTTGTACTATAAAAATATAGAAAATAAATTTCTTTTTATTTATTTTATTAGTAGTAATAGATCCTTTATTTTTAATCTTAAAAAAGAAAAGAATAACTATTAATAATCCTATTAAAGTACTACTATGTTGAAGTATTTTATATACAGGAATATTGTAATTTAATAATAAAACTTCATTTTTTAGAAAATCTATATTCTCAACAAAAAATCCTGTGTTATGTGTAAATGCATCCCAAAATATATGAGTTATCATACCAATTATACATGAGTATATAAATACTAAATATTCTTTTAAAGTAGTTAATTTATTTTTTTTGTTTAAAAGATAAATATAATTTTTTGATATAAAATTAGGTAAAGTTAAAATAAAAATTTCTTGTATGTAAGTAAAAAATAAGTAGTTTAGTATTAAACAAAGTGGTAAGTTTAAAATAATAAATCCAGATAAAGTATGACCTATACCACTACTAGGACTAAATAGTAAAAAATAAATAAAATCGGGTGCCATTGATCCTAGAATTAACCCCATTAAATTAAAATATTTATTTTTAAAAAATATAACAGCAGCGGGATGTGATAATGTAAATGGCATAAATAACCTCCTTTTAAATTTTATTTAATATTATATATTATTTTAAATTAGAAATAAATAATAGAAATTTTGAAAAGATTTAATATTAATTTAAGATAAAATTAAAGTTAAGAAAATAAATTTTAAATTGTTTAACTTTTATTAGGAGTGTATAGAAACATTTTTATAAAATATAGCCTATTTTATAAAAATGTGATTTAATAATAATTAATATAAATTAGGAGGCTAAAGATATGAAATTTAATAAAATACATCACGTAGCTATTATTTGTTCTGATTATAATAAATCAAAGAAATTTTATGTTGAAAAGCTTGGACTTGAAGTAATAAGAGAAGTATATAGAGAAGAAAGAAAATCATATAAATTAGATTTGAAATTAGGAAATAGTCAAATAGAGCTATTTTCATTTCCTAACCCTCCAAAGAGACAAAGTTATCCAGAGGGGTGTGGTCTAAGACATCTTGCCTTAGAAGTAGATAATATTGAAAAAGCAGTGGAAGAGCTAAATAGAAATGGAGTAGAGGTAGAACCTATTAGAGTAGATGAATTTACAGGTAAAAAGTTTACCTTTTTTGAAGATCCAGATAAACTTCCATTAGAGCTATATGAATATTAATAAGATATTTATTTTAAATGTTAATCATTTATTAATTGGAAATTTTAAAATATCAAATACTATTGATGTAGTAGCTACAATCTTTTTACTTTCTATAGTAATTTCATATGGGTATTTTTATTTTTCTTCAACTCAAATTTTATATAAAGATGGAATAAAACTTATGTACAATAAGTTTATAACAAAGGATGGTATTGAGGATATTTTTTATAGAGATACTTTTATAAGAAAAGGAAAGGTTTTTGAAATAAATACTAAGGATGGAAGCTTAGGATTTAGAAAAAAAGTTAATATAGGATGTAAAAGTGAAGAGGAATTTTTAAAAACTTTAATTTCTCTTGAAGAGCTTACAGGATTACCTATAAAAAGCTTATAAAAGATAATCCTATATAGACTTTCATAAGTATGTATGCATAAGCAATATTAGGTGATTTTATTGTGAAAAATATTTTATATAAGAAATTAGCTACTTTTTATTTTATTAATATAGCAAATTTTACAGTCAGATATCTATAAAGGATATCTGTCTTTTTTTCTTTAAAAAATTATATCAAAATTTTGTTGAAAATTTTTTAAAAAAATTATCATATGCATATATAAATCTTTAGAGACATAATTTTATTAATGTTTCTTAGAAATAGAAGAAGAGAGGTTTTAATTTATGAATGAAAAGG from Clostridium septicum includes these protein-coding regions:
- a CDS encoding DUF2812 domain-containing protein; this translates as MKKFKCFTNFIKEEKWLNEMANEGYRLKNVSFGYTFEKSKPENSIIKIDYRKFKTKDDFIDYCTLFEDSGWEHIVGTMYSGIQYFKKVNTSSSYEDIFSDNLSKAAVYKRLSLMWFNLAISYIVVFLPLLYAGYIDISALINPKNLYYTPSLWSMTGSDFWFHFLFETPFALGRGFLWIIFPVFIILYLIASFKSQRLYKASKLN
- a CDS encoding DUF4184 family protein, translating into MPFTLSHPAAVIFFKNKYFNLMGLILGSMAPDFIYFLLFSPSSGIGHTLSGFIILNLPLCLILNYLFFTYIQEIFILTLPNFISKNYIYLLNKKNKLTTLKEYLVFIYSCIIGMITHIFWDAFTHNTGFFVENIDFLKNEVLLLNYNIPVYKILQHSSTLIGLLIVILFFFKIKNKGSITTNKINKKKFIFYIFIVQALTLIISYFFSIHIEGNFPLGRFVVTVVNGLFLGYLFSGIIYNKLNTTYK
- a CDS encoding SMU1112c/YaeR family gloxylase I-like metalloprotein, whose amino-acid sequence is MKFNKIHHVAIICSDYNKSKKFYVEKLGLEVIREVYREERKSYKLDLKLGNSQIELFSFPNPPKRQSYPEGCGLRHLALEVDNIEKAVEELNRNGVEVEPIRVDEFTGKKFTFFEDPDKLPLELYEY
- a CDS encoding PadR family transcriptional regulator, coding for MNRDKNLPLTETTYYILLALLEPAHGYVIMQKVEKLSNEQVRLAPGTLYGAIENLLKLDFIKPIPNDDKRRKVYVITELGKEILKLDMERMTHIIEVTANLLK